From the Meleagris gallopavo isolate NT-WF06-2002-E0010 breed Aviagen turkey brand Nicholas breeding stock chromosome 19, Turkey_5.1, whole genome shotgun sequence genome, one window contains:
- the CRB2 gene encoding protein crumbs homolog 2 isoform X3 has product MHPIAYMGMNCELLYDACTKHNCPAHMICNNTPGLPEYECICMPGFTGIDCSININECESNPCKDPRFECVDSVSGYACKCQTGLNGEGCQSSVCSSHICLNNGTCVEGPGDSACICQPGFTGAHCKDNIDECASNPCQNGAICRDRVNEYSCFCVPGFQGYNCEIDINECASRPCKNNGTCLNEMDHYLCTCIPGYTGINCEAEIDECDSYPCQNGALCSDHIGFYTCTCMPGYQGIQCEVDINECISQPCQHNGTCHDLINSYQCDCSDTGFEGDHCELDILECASEPCLNNATCVEGIKNYSCACWTGYTGQRCEEDVNECATDPCHNGGVCFERSNQSYYGSQPDFPSDFSYSQAAGFLCWCQPGFAGETCFTNIDECESQPCQNGGHCVDLVDGFLCHCLPGYSGVECAVNINECEEGPCKNGAVCEDGIADYTCHCAPSQDGIVWGGKNCSVKLTGCQTHDCQNEALCIPTYQAESHGHLCQCQPGFYDATCSTPTTFSFASRGYLLIELPVNNQSRREVAGEQLASVSLRFRTTLPSAILFYRGREAEYLFLELFDGILRAQLKRQDEYLLRLEGLRVDDGHWHKVEVVLQNTVQLKLWHDSCDAGICVQSSPVPHNATAIPHTFLSMYIGGAEDPLANNTQSQQGFVGCLEDLQVDAEAVLPVALPVSEVSPVTQGCDRTEWCLSKPCFHGGLCVDLWTTFRCDCLRPYGGPVCSYEHPAVTFGLENSTSFSSFILSDSLGADFNISFFIRSLKPNGLLLQISNETDPCLTIYLKKGKLKIEMLSTDTVTFPENLVDGRRHLVALSFQGGIVGAHQPDTYVELGQLAGRPPLTGYEVYIGGRPDPDSTGLWGGYFKGCLQDIQLNGHKIEFFQVENYSLPDELNRTQNINLVNGCISDNTCKSEPCQNGGTCTVTWNDFHCSCPANFTGKFCEERVWCESDPCPEATTCIDVPAGYVCLANATFNSSAAIEFTTNASVTRTLDSLLMDFRTRDKDAVLLRAMEEVDSLQIAIKNSSLLVDIRSGNNIEGVSFLSQSAVTDGAWHTISVSMEEPSALSSRWVAHLDGSVNMTLQGNAGNLDFLKNNALIVLAENFTGCLGQVKIGGIYLPFTPHLSYPQPEQFQQSSRTTVQLGCTGADVCASNPCSNAGICKDLFNSFSCACSAGWEGLLCESNIDDCQSSPCVHGNCTDRLADFQCECFRGYIGKKCDINVDDCVRHQCQNGATCVDGVYGYSCKCPAQYSGPRCEWPFPPEQCGKNFTCLNGGKCITETWGANCTCKPGFTGRNCQININECDPNPCQNGGTCQDSENKFKCLCSASYAGERCDINKGTPGAFFPSPLIEVAVPVACGSLLLLSIGLIFMIITARKRRQSEGTYSPSQQEVAGARLEMDSVLKVPPEERLI; this is encoded by the exons ATGCACCCCATAGCCTACATGGGCATGAACTGTGAACTCCTCTATGATGCGTGCACTAAACACAATTGCCCTGCCCATATGATTTGCAACAATACTCCAGGACTTCCAGAATATGAATGCATCTGCATGCCTGGCTTTACAGGTATTGATTGTAGCATTAATATTAATGAGTGCGAGAGCAACCCTTGTAAAGATCCTCGTTTCGAATGTGTGGATAGTGTAAGTGGATACGCCTGTAAATGCCAAACAGGACTGAATGGAGAGGGCTGCCAAAGCTCTGTGTGCTCTAGCCACATCTGCCTAAATAACGGGACGTGTGTCGAGGGTCCTGGGGACTCTGCCTGCATCTGCCAACCTGGCTTCACTGGGGCCCACTGCAAAGACAACATTGATGAGTGCGCTTCCAACCCGTGCCAGAACGGAGCTATCTGCCGAGACAGGGTGAATGAGTATAGCTGTTTCTGTGTGCCTGGGTTCCAAGGATACAACTGTGAAATAGACATCAACGAGTGTGCATCCCGGCCCTGTAAAAACAATGGCACCTGCCTGAATGAGATGGATCACTATCTGTGCACGTGCATCCCCGGCTACACAG GAATAAACTGTGAAGCTGAAATAGATGAATGTGATTCGTATCCTTGTCAGAATGGGGCCTTGTGCAGTGATCACATTGGGTTCTACACCTGCACCTGTATGCCAGGTTACCAAGGAATCCAGTGTGAGGTGGACATCAATGAATGTATAAGCCAGCCATGCCAGCACAATGGGACGTGTCATGATCTCATTAACAG TTACCAATGTGACTGCAGTGACACAGGCTTTGAAGGGGACCATTGTGAATTGGATATCCTGGAGTGTGCCTCTGAGCCCTGTCTGAACAATGCCACGTGTGTTGAAGGAATCAAGAACTACAGCTGTGCCTGCTGGACAG GTTACACAGGGCAGCGTTGTGAAGAGGATGTGAACGAGTGTGCGACAGATCCCTGTCACAACGGAGGTGTGTGCTTTGAGCGATCCAACCAGTCCTATTATGGGTCACAACCTGACTTCCCCAGCGATTTCAGCTACAGCCAAGCAGCTGGCTTCCTCTGTTGGTGTCAGCCAGGCTTTGCAG GGGAGACCTGCTTTACTAACATCGATGAGTGCGAATCCCAGCCATGTCAGAATGGCGGTCACTGTGTGGACCTTGTTGATGGCTTTCTTTGTCATTGTTTACCAGGTTATTCAG GTGTGGAATGTGCTGTTAACATCAATGAGTGTGAGGAGGGTCCCTGCAAGAATGGAGCTGTCTGTGAGGATGGCATTGCTGACTATACCTGCCACTGTGCCCCTAGCCAGGATGGCATTGTCTGGGGAGGGAAGAACTGCTCTGTCAAGCTCACTGGGTGCCAGACACATGACTGCCAAAATGAGGCCTTGTGTATCCCGACTTACCAAGCTGAGAGCCACGGCcacctgtgccagtgccagcCTGGTTTCTATGATGCCACATGCTCAACACCaacaacattttcctttgcttccagAGGGTATCTCCTCATTGAGCTGCCCGTGAACAATCAGAGCAGGAGGGAGGtagcaggagagcagcttgcCAGTGTGTCCCTCCGGTTCCGAACCACCCTGCCCAGCGCCATCCTTTTTTACCGAGGCCGTGAAGCTGAATACTTGTTCCTGGAGCTCTTTGATGGCATTCTACGTGCACAACTGAAGAGGCAGGATGAGTACCTGCTGCGGCTGGAGGGGCTGAGAGTTGATGATGGCCACTGGCATAAAGTTGAAGTTGTTCTGCAGAACACTGTGCAGCTCAAACTCTGGCACGACTCCTGTGATGCAGGTATCTGCGTGCAGAGCTCTCCTGTCCCACACAACGCTACTGCAATCCCACACACCTTCCTGAGCATGTATATTGGAGGTGCTGAGGATCCACTGGCCAACAACACACAGAGTCAGCAGGGCTTTGTTGGCTGCCTGGAAGACTTGCAGGTGGATGCTGAAGCTGTGCTCCCGGTGGCTCTCCCTGTGAGTGAGGTTTCCCCTGTGACACAGGGCTGCGACCGCACTGAGTGGTGCCTCTCCAAGCCCTGCTTTCATGGCGGGTTGTGTGTGGACCTTTGGACAACGTTCAGGTGTGACTGTTTGAGGCCATACGGAGGCCCTGTTTGCTCATATG AACACCCAGCAGTAACATTTGGCCTAGAGAATTCTACTagcttttcctctttcatcCTTTCTGATAGCCTTGGTGCAGACTTCAACATCTCCTTTTTCATCCGTAGTCTGAAACCAAATGGTTTACTATTGCAAATCAGCAATGAAACAGACCCCTGCCTCACTATATACTTGAAGAAAGGCAAGCTAAAGATTGAGATGTTATCTACAGATACTGTGACATTTCCGGAAAATTTAGTTGATGGGAGAAGACATCTGGTAGCTCTGTCTTTCCAAGGAGGAATTGTTGGTGCTCACCAACCAGACACGTATGTGGAGCTGGGACAACTGGCAGGACGGCCTCCTTTAACTGGCTATGAAGTGTATATTGGTGGACGTCCTGACCCAGACAGCACTGGCCTGTGGGGAGGGTATTTTAAAGGCTGCTTGCAAGACATCCAACTGAATGGCCACAAAATAGAGTTTTTTCAGGTTGAGAACTACAGTCTGCCAGATGAACTTAATAGGACTCAAAATATTAATCTGGTGAATGGATGCATCTCTGATAACACCTGCAAG TCTGAACCATGTCAGAATGGTGGCACATGCACTGTCACTTGGAATGACTTCCATTGCAGCTGTCCAGCAAATTTCACTGGGAAGTTTTGTGAAGAGAGAGTCTGGTGTGAAAGTGACCCATGTCCTGAAGCTACTACTTGTATAGATGTTCCAGCAGGATATGTGT GTTTGGCTAATGCAACATTTAATAGTTCTGCTGCCATTGAATTTACCACCAATGCATCTGTGACCAGAACTCTGGACAGCCTCCTCATGGATTTCAGAACCAGAGACAAAGACGCTGTTTTGCTTCGGGCTATGGAAGAAGTGGACTCCCTCCAGATAGCTATTAAGAACTCCTCTTTGCTCGTTGACATCAGGAGCGGGAATAATATTGAAGGTGTCAGCTTCCTGAGTCAGAGCGCTGTCACGGATGGCGCCTGGCACACAATCTCTGTGTCAATGGAGGAGCCTTCTGCACTGTCTTCCAGATGGGTGGCTCATTTGGATGGGTCTGTTAATATGActttgcagggaaatgctggGAACCTGGATTTCTTAAAGAACAATGCACTGATTGTTCTAGCTGAAAACTTCACGGGCTGCCTAGGACAAGTGAAGATAGGAGGGATCTACCTGCCATTCACTCCCCATCTCTCATATCCCCAGCCAGAACAGTTCCAGCAGTCCAGCAGAACAACTGTCCAGTTAGGCTGCACGGGGGCTGATGTCTGTGCTTCTAATCCTTGCAGCAATGCTGGCATCTGCAAGGACTTGTTCAACTCCTtcagctgtgcctgcagtgctggctggGAGGGGCTGCTCTGCGAGTCCAATATTGATGACTGCCAGTCAAGCCCGTGTGTTCATGGGAACTGCACTGATAGACTAGCAGATTTTCAGTGTGAATGCTTCCGGGGATACATTGGAAAGAAGTGTGACATCAATGTGGATGACTGTGTGCGGCACCAGTGCCAAAATGGAGCTACCTGTGTTGATGGGGTTTATGGCTACTCCTGCAAGTGCCCAGCGCAGTATTCAGGACCTCGCTGCGA aTGGCCATTCCCACCTGAACAATGTGGTAAGAACTTCACCTGTCTGAATGGTGGCAAGTGCATCACTGAGACCTGGGGAGCCAACTGCACTTGCAAGCCAGGTTTCACTGGAAGGAA ttgTCAAATTAATATAAACGAATGTGATCCAAACCCTTGCCAGAATGGAGGTACCTGTCAAGACTCTGAGAACAAATTCAAGTGCTTGTGCAGTGCCAGCTACGCTGGAGAGCGCTGTGACATTAAC aaaggGACTCCAGGtgctttcttcccctccccactAATTGAAGTAGCTGTCCCTGTAGCCTGTGGCTCTTTACTGCTGCTCAGTATTGGTCTCATATTCATGATTATCACTGCAAGGAAGAGGCGCCA
- the CRB2 gene encoding protein crumbs homolog 2 isoform X2, with amino-acid sequence MELKKTTPRVYNAAFLLPLFLLFWGTSYSENDSSCSSSPCENGGSCKDLEVGYQCICPMHPIAYMGMNCELLYDACTKHNCPAHMICNNTPGLPEYECICMPGFTGIDCSININECESNPCKDPRFECVDSVSGYACKCQTGLNGEGCQSSVCSSHICLNNGTCVEGPGDSACICQPGFTGAHCKDNIDECASNPCQNGAICRDRVNEYSCFCVPGFQGYNCEIDINECASRPCKNNGTCLNEMDHYLCTCIPGYTGINCEAEIDECDSYPCQNGALCSDHIGFYTCTCMPGYQGIQCEVDINECISQPCQHNGTCHDLINSYQCDCSDTGFEGDHCELDILECASEPCLNNATCVEGIKNYSCACWTGYTGQRCEEDVNECATDPCHNGGVCFERSNQSYYGSQPDFPSDFSYSQAAGFLCWCQPGFAGETCFTNIDECESQPCQNGGHCVDLVDGFLCHCLPGYSGVECAVNINECEEGPCKNGAVCEDGIADYTCHCAPSQDGIVWGGKNCSVKLTGCQTHDCQNEALCIPTYQAESHGHLCQCQPGFYDATCSTPTTFSFASRGYLLIELPVNNQSRREVAGEQLASVSLRFRTTLPSAILFYRGREAEYLFLELFDGILRAQLKRQDEYLLRLEGLRVDDGHWHKVEVVLQNTVQLKLWHDSCDAGICVQSSPVPHNATAIPHTFLSMYIGGAEDPLANNTQSQQGFVGCLEDLQVDAEAVLPVALPVSEVSPVTQGCDRTEWCLSKPCFHGGLCVDLWTTFRCDCLRPYGGPVCSYEHPAVTFGLENSTSFSSFILSDSLGADFNISFFIRSLKPNGLLLQISNETDPCLTIYLKKGKLKIEMLSTDTVTFPENLVDGRRHLVALSFQGGIVGAHQPDTYVELGQLAGRPPLTGYEVYIGGRPDPDSTGLWGGYFKGCLQDIQLNGHKIEFFQVENYSLPDELNRTQNINLVNGCISDNTCKSEPCQNGGTCTVTWNDFHCSCPANFTGKFCEERVWCESDPCPEATTCIDVPAGYVCLANATFNSSAAIEFTTNASVTRTLDSLLMDFRTRDKDAVLLRAMEEVDSLQIAIKNSSLLVDIRSGNNIEGVSFLSQSAVTDGAWHTISVSMEEPSALSSRWVAHLDGSVNMTLQGNAGNLDFLKNNALIVLAENFTGCLGQVKIGGIYLPFTPHLSYPQPEQFQQSSRTTVQLGCTGADVCASNPCSNAGICKDLFNSFSCACSAGWEGLLCESNIDDCQSSPCVHGNCTDRLADFQCECFRGYIGKKCDINVDDCVRHQCQNGATCVDGVYGYSCKCPAQYSGPRCEWPFPPEQCGKNFTCLNGGKCITETWGANCTCKPGFTGRNCQININECDPNPCQNGGTCQDSENKFKCLCSASYAGERCDINQPLWAHLSNSSVVGAVGAAGTALLLAVGAATVIAMKRRRATQGRYSPSRQEKDGARVELWNVIKLPPTERLI; translated from the exons ATGGAATTAAAGAAAACTACACCCAGGGTATACaatgctgctttcctgctgccACTTTTCCTCTTATTTTGGG GAACTTCGTACTCTGAAAATGATAGCAGTTGTTCATCATCCCCGTGTGAAAATGGTGGGAGCTGTAAGGATTTGGAAGTGGGGTACCAGTGCATCTGTCCCATGCACCCCATAGCCTACATGGGCATGAACTGTGAACTCCTCTATGATGCGTGCACTAAACACAATTGCCCTGCCCATATGATTTGCAACAATACTCCAGGACTTCCAGAATATGAATGCATCTGCATGCCTGGCTTTACAGGTATTGATTGTAGCATTAATATTAATGAGTGCGAGAGCAACCCTTGTAAAGATCCTCGTTTCGAATGTGTGGATAGTGTAAGTGGATACGCCTGTAAATGCCAAACAGGACTGAATGGAGAGGGCTGCCAAAGCTCTGTGTGCTCTAGCCACATCTGCCTAAATAACGGGACGTGTGTCGAGGGTCCTGGGGACTCTGCCTGCATCTGCCAACCTGGCTTCACTGGGGCCCACTGCAAAGACAACATTGATGAGTGCGCTTCCAACCCGTGCCAGAACGGAGCTATCTGCCGAGACAGGGTGAATGAGTATAGCTGTTTCTGTGTGCCTGGGTTCCAAGGATACAACTGTGAAATAGACATCAACGAGTGTGCATCCCGGCCCTGTAAAAACAATGGCACCTGCCTGAATGAGATGGATCACTATCTGTGCACGTGCATCCCCGGCTACACAG GAATAAACTGTGAAGCTGAAATAGATGAATGTGATTCGTATCCTTGTCAGAATGGGGCCTTGTGCAGTGATCACATTGGGTTCTACACCTGCACCTGTATGCCAGGTTACCAAGGAATCCAGTGTGAGGTGGACATCAATGAATGTATAAGCCAGCCATGCCAGCACAATGGGACGTGTCATGATCTCATTAACAG TTACCAATGTGACTGCAGTGACACAGGCTTTGAAGGGGACCATTGTGAATTGGATATCCTGGAGTGTGCCTCTGAGCCCTGTCTGAACAATGCCACGTGTGTTGAAGGAATCAAGAACTACAGCTGTGCCTGCTGGACAG GTTACACAGGGCAGCGTTGTGAAGAGGATGTGAACGAGTGTGCGACAGATCCCTGTCACAACGGAGGTGTGTGCTTTGAGCGATCCAACCAGTCCTATTATGGGTCACAACCTGACTTCCCCAGCGATTTCAGCTACAGCCAAGCAGCTGGCTTCCTCTGTTGGTGTCAGCCAGGCTTTGCAG GGGAGACCTGCTTTACTAACATCGATGAGTGCGAATCCCAGCCATGTCAGAATGGCGGTCACTGTGTGGACCTTGTTGATGGCTTTCTTTGTCATTGTTTACCAGGTTATTCAG GTGTGGAATGTGCTGTTAACATCAATGAGTGTGAGGAGGGTCCCTGCAAGAATGGAGCTGTCTGTGAGGATGGCATTGCTGACTATACCTGCCACTGTGCCCCTAGCCAGGATGGCATTGTCTGGGGAGGGAAGAACTGCTCTGTCAAGCTCACTGGGTGCCAGACACATGACTGCCAAAATGAGGCCTTGTGTATCCCGACTTACCAAGCTGAGAGCCACGGCcacctgtgccagtgccagcCTGGTTTCTATGATGCCACATGCTCAACACCaacaacattttcctttgcttccagAGGGTATCTCCTCATTGAGCTGCCCGTGAACAATCAGAGCAGGAGGGAGGtagcaggagagcagcttgcCAGTGTGTCCCTCCGGTTCCGAACCACCCTGCCCAGCGCCATCCTTTTTTACCGAGGCCGTGAAGCTGAATACTTGTTCCTGGAGCTCTTTGATGGCATTCTACGTGCACAACTGAAGAGGCAGGATGAGTACCTGCTGCGGCTGGAGGGGCTGAGAGTTGATGATGGCCACTGGCATAAAGTTGAAGTTGTTCTGCAGAACACTGTGCAGCTCAAACTCTGGCACGACTCCTGTGATGCAGGTATCTGCGTGCAGAGCTCTCCTGTCCCACACAACGCTACTGCAATCCCACACACCTTCCTGAGCATGTATATTGGAGGTGCTGAGGATCCACTGGCCAACAACACACAGAGTCAGCAGGGCTTTGTTGGCTGCCTGGAAGACTTGCAGGTGGATGCTGAAGCTGTGCTCCCGGTGGCTCTCCCTGTGAGTGAGGTTTCCCCTGTGACACAGGGCTGCGACCGCACTGAGTGGTGCCTCTCCAAGCCCTGCTTTCATGGCGGGTTGTGTGTGGACCTTTGGACAACGTTCAGGTGTGACTGTTTGAGGCCATACGGAGGCCCTGTTTGCTCATATG AACACCCAGCAGTAACATTTGGCCTAGAGAATTCTACTagcttttcctctttcatcCTTTCTGATAGCCTTGGTGCAGACTTCAACATCTCCTTTTTCATCCGTAGTCTGAAACCAAATGGTTTACTATTGCAAATCAGCAATGAAACAGACCCCTGCCTCACTATATACTTGAAGAAAGGCAAGCTAAAGATTGAGATGTTATCTACAGATACTGTGACATTTCCGGAAAATTTAGTTGATGGGAGAAGACATCTGGTAGCTCTGTCTTTCCAAGGAGGAATTGTTGGTGCTCACCAACCAGACACGTATGTGGAGCTGGGACAACTGGCAGGACGGCCTCCTTTAACTGGCTATGAAGTGTATATTGGTGGACGTCCTGACCCAGACAGCACTGGCCTGTGGGGAGGGTATTTTAAAGGCTGCTTGCAAGACATCCAACTGAATGGCCACAAAATAGAGTTTTTTCAGGTTGAGAACTACAGTCTGCCAGATGAACTTAATAGGACTCAAAATATTAATCTGGTGAATGGATGCATCTCTGATAACACCTGCAAG TCTGAACCATGTCAGAATGGTGGCACATGCACTGTCACTTGGAATGACTTCCATTGCAGCTGTCCAGCAAATTTCACTGGGAAGTTTTGTGAAGAGAGAGTCTGGTGTGAAAGTGACCCATGTCCTGAAGCTACTACTTGTATAGATGTTCCAGCAGGATATGTGT GTTTGGCTAATGCAACATTTAATAGTTCTGCTGCCATTGAATTTACCACCAATGCATCTGTGACCAGAACTCTGGACAGCCTCCTCATGGATTTCAGAACCAGAGACAAAGACGCTGTTTTGCTTCGGGCTATGGAAGAAGTGGACTCCCTCCAGATAGCTATTAAGAACTCCTCTTTGCTCGTTGACATCAGGAGCGGGAATAATATTGAAGGTGTCAGCTTCCTGAGTCAGAGCGCTGTCACGGATGGCGCCTGGCACACAATCTCTGTGTCAATGGAGGAGCCTTCTGCACTGTCTTCCAGATGGGTGGCTCATTTGGATGGGTCTGTTAATATGActttgcagggaaatgctggGAACCTGGATTTCTTAAAGAACAATGCACTGATTGTTCTAGCTGAAAACTTCACGGGCTGCCTAGGACAAGTGAAGATAGGAGGGATCTACCTGCCATTCACTCCCCATCTCTCATATCCCCAGCCAGAACAGTTCCAGCAGTCCAGCAGAACAACTGTCCAGTTAGGCTGCACGGGGGCTGATGTCTGTGCTTCTAATCCTTGCAGCAATGCTGGCATCTGCAAGGACTTGTTCAACTCCTtcagctgtgcctgcagtgctggctggGAGGGGCTGCTCTGCGAGTCCAATATTGATGACTGCCAGTCAAGCCCGTGTGTTCATGGGAACTGCACTGATAGACTAGCAGATTTTCAGTGTGAATGCTTCCGGGGATACATTGGAAAGAAGTGTGACATCAATGTGGATGACTGTGTGCGGCACCAGTGCCAAAATGGAGCTACCTGTGTTGATGGGGTTTATGGCTACTCCTGCAAGTGCCCAGCGCAGTATTCAGGACCTCGCTGCGA aTGGCCATTCCCACCTGAACAATGTGGTAAGAACTTCACCTGTCTGAATGGTGGCAAGTGCATCACTGAGACCTGGGGAGCCAACTGCACTTGCAAGCCAGGTTTCACTGGAAGGAA ttgTCAAATTAATATAAACGAATGTGATCCAAACCCTTGCCAGAATGGAGGTACCTGTCAAGACTCTGAGAACAAATTCAAGTGCTTGTGCAGTGCCAGCTACGCTGGAGAGCGCTGTGACATTAAC